Within Azoarcus sp. DD4, the genomic segment ACTGTTGCCGAGGCGCCGGTGATCGCGGTGCATCAGCCCGATGCGGTGCTCGACGCGATGGACGACTGGAACAAGAACACCCACGGCAAATCCGGCCTGATCGACCGCGTGCGCGCATCGACCGTGTCGGAAGCGGAGGCCGAGGCGCGCATGCTGGCCTTCCTGCAGGAATGGGTGCCGGCGCGGACCTCGCCGATGTGCGGCAACTCGGTGTGCCAGGATCGCCGCTTCCTCGCGCGCTACATGCCCGCCTTCGAGGCCTGGTTCCATTACCGCAACCTCGACGTGTCGACCCTGAAGGAGCTCGCCAAGCGCTGGCGGCCGGAGGTGTACAAGGGAGTCGAGAAGAAGGGCAAGCACGAGGCGCTCGCCGACATTCACGAATCCATCGGTGAATTGCGCCACTACCGCGACAACTTCCTGCGTCTTGCATGAGCGAAACCGGGCACCGGTGGGGATGGGTCGGTGCCCGGCGCGGTGGTGGTTTCGCTGCGCAGTCGTGCCCGACCCGCCGGTACCGCTTCGCTCAGACGATGCGGCGCGGGCGCCGGTCGGTCATGAAGGCTGGCGGCGGTAGAGGCGGAAGGTTTCGAGCTGCTTGCCGCCGCCGCGGCGATATTCCCAGATGCTCTGCCACTCCGGCGCGGGCTTCTGGCCGCTCGGCCGGCGATCCTCGTACATGAGCAACAGCCTGCAGGTGGTGCTGTCGCCGCGGATCAGGCTGCTGCGGATGCCGGCGTAGTAGTCCA encodes:
- the orn gene encoding oligoribonuclease, with product MAQDPNHLIWLDMEMTGLEPDRDRIIEIALVITDSQLNTVAEAPVIAVHQPDAVLDAMDDWNKNTHGKSGLIDRVRASTVSEAEAEARMLAFLQEWVPARTSPMCGNSVCQDRRFLARYMPAFEAWFHYRNLDVSTLKELAKRWRPEVYKGVEKKGKHEALADIHESIGELRHYRDNFLRLA